The segment TACTCTTACATCAACAATATCAATACCAAATTGTTTTAAATTCTCTCCACTTCTTTTTGTTATTTCCGATAACATTTCTTCTCTTTTCTTTGACAACACTTCCTCAAATGTATACTTAGCTACTAAATCCCTTACATTAGAATATACAACATCATCTATCCTTGTTAAGGCTAAATCAACTGATCTCATACTTTCAATAAATGTTTTGGGATCATTTATTCTCCATATTGTATATGTATCAACTATTATTGTTTTTTTATCTGCTGTTATTATTCTCTCTGGCTCAATATCGTATAACATTAACCTTTTCTCAAATTTTACCACATTATCAACAAATGGTGTTTTAAAACTAATACCTGGTTCTGTAACAACTTTTTTAATTTGCCCAAACCTTAAAACCACTGCTTGTTGTTCTTGGTTTACAATAAAGACAGAAGTATATATAAATATTACTATCAATAATATTAATAATCCGAATATAATAAATCGTGTTTGTTTTTTCATTTTACATCACCACCAATTTCTGGTAAGTTTAATAGTTTAAGCGTATCTGAACTATCAACTATAATCTTTTCTTTAGAATTCTCAACTAAATCTTGTATTGCTTCTAATATAATTCTTTTTTTAGTTATATCTTTTGCATTGGTATATTCTTTCAACATTTCCTTAAATCTTTGAGCTTCACCTGTTGCAAGTGCTACTTTTTCATATGCATATGCTTCGGCTTCTCTTAATATTTTTTGAGCTTCACCTTCTGCTTTAGGAATAACATCATTTGAGTATCTTTTAGCTTCATTTATGAATTTCTCTTTATCTTGCTTTGCACTATTAACATCATCAAAAGCCTTTACAACCTCATTTGGAGGAGATACTTCTTGCAAATAAACATTTTCTACCTTAATACCTGCTCCATATTCATCAAGTATTTTTTGAACTTTTTCCGCTGTTTCCATTGCAATTCTATCTCTTTCAGAAGTTAATACAGAATCAATAACATTAATAGCAACCATTTCCCTTAATACACTTTCTGTTGCAAATTTAACCATATCAAAACCATTTAATATTCTAAAAGCAAATTTAACCGGATCAGCAATTCTATATTGAACTACAGCTTCAAGGTTTACTATATTTTCATCACCTGTAATCATTAATGCTTCTTCGGAAACTGTTTGGTATTCTATTTTTCCTCTATAATTTACTGTTCTAAATCCTATTTCTACTTTTTTTAATGTCTTAATATCAACTATCCTATGACTTTGAAATGGATATGGCAAGTGCCAATGAATACCTGGTCCTGTACTTGATGTATATTTACCAAAAGTAAGTACTAATCCCATTTCAGATGGCCCTACTTGATATACACTTGTGCTAAAATACCCTAAAATTAATAAGACAATTACTAACCAAAAAACGCGTTTAAAAATGTTTTTTCTCTTTTTCGGCTTTTCTTCTTGAACATCAAAAATTTCAAAATTATCCGTCATTTTGTCACCCCTTCCTTATATTCCCAATATACTTTTAACAACTTTAATATCTTCTGCATGCTCTAAATCATCACCAGGAGTTTCGAGATGCATAGGCAATTTTGCTATTTCATTAAAAGATAAAAATGTTTCAAAACCTCTAATACCGATTTCTCCTTCACCAATAAATTCATGCCTATCCTTACCAGCTCCCAGTGGAAACTTTGAGTCATTAAGATGTATCATTTTAAATTTATTTAATCCTATATATTTTTCAATTTCATCCAATAATCTTTTCACATCATTTTTGTCTTTAATATTATAATTTGAATCAAATCCATGACATGTGTCAAATGTAATACCTAATCTTTCGGGAAAATTACTTCTTTTAATTATTTCTCCTAATTGTTCTATTTTCCAACCTATATTACCGCCCTTTTTTGCTACATTTTCTAATAATATATCAACATTCAAATCTTTAACCTCGTTCAAAATAATATCCAATGCTTTTGCAATTCTGTCATAACCAAATTCATCACCTTCGCCTAAATGCGATCCTGGATGAACATTAAAATATCTAATTCCTAATTTTGAGGTTATCTTTATTTCTTCAATCATTAAATTTATTGATTTTTCCCAGTTTTCATAATTCGGCGTTGCTAAGTTTATTAAATACCCAGAATGAACCAAAACGTCTTCAAATGATATATTGTTTTTTTTCATATTTTCTTTAAATTTTATAATATCCTCTTCCATAGGTTCTTTTACCTTCCATGTTCTAGGACTATGGCAAAATATCTGAAAAGTATTCCCATCTATTGCTAAAGTATCAAGAGGTACTTTATGAAACCCTTTAGATGTACTCATATGAGCTCCAATTTTAAACATTAATTTTCCCTTCCTCAATCAACCAATTTGCAAATTTCAAATCAAATTCAGTAGTTATTTTTATATTATATTCTTCACCTTCAACAATTCTAACAAAATTCCCCGCCTTATGATATATACTAGCATCATCAGTAAAACTTTTTAATTCATTCTCAAAATTTGTATATGCCTTATATAACTTTTGAAAATCAAATGTTTGTGGTGTTTGATGAATATATATTTCATTCCTATCTAAAATTTTATTAATTACATTATCATTTACTTGTGAAAGTGAATTTTTCTCAGGTAAAGCTAGTATTGCAGAACCATATTTTTTTGCTGTTTCTAATCCTTCATTTATTTTTTTTGTAGAAACAAAAGGCCTTGCAGCATCGTGGATAGACACTATTGTTATTAATCCAAGATTATCATATATATATTTTAAAGCATTAAATACAGATTCTTGTCTTGATTCCCCACCTTCTATTATATCATATACTTTGTTAATTCCATAACATTCTTCTTTTGTTTCATTTATGAAATCTTTATTAGCTACAACAATTATTTTATCAATTTTTGAATATTCATATTTTTCTAATGCAATTCTTAACAAACTTTTACCTAAAA is part of the Marinitoga sp. 38H-ov genome and harbors:
- the hflC gene encoding protease modulator HflC, yielding MKKQTRFIIFGLLILLIVIFIYTSVFIVNQEQQAVVLRFGQIKKVVTEPGISFKTPFVDNVVKFEKRLMLYDIEPERIITADKKTIIVDTYTIWRINDPKTFIESMRSVDLALTRIDDVVYSNVRDLVAKYTFEEVLSKKREEMLSEITKRSGENLKQFGIDIVDVRVKRTDLPPDISKSVYNRMMAERYSIAAQIRAEGQRESEIIKAEADKKVKIITSEAQKNAEIIRGTADASVISIFADAFGADPEFFELRRIADIYQNSFKDGMLILSPDSPILKFLYEEK
- the hflK gene encoding FtsH protease activity modulator HflK, with amino-acid sequence MTDNFEIFDVQEEKPKKRKNIFKRVFWLVIVLLILGYFSTSVYQVGPSEMGLVLTFGKYTSSTGPGIHWHLPYPFQSHRIVDIKTLKKVEIGFRTVNYRGKIEYQTVSEEALMITGDENIVNLEAVVQYRIADPVKFAFRILNGFDMVKFATESVLREMVAINVIDSVLTSERDRIAMETAEKVQKILDEYGAGIKVENVYLQEVSPPNEVVKAFDDVNSAKQDKEKFINEAKRYSNDVIPKAEGEAQKILREAEAYAYEKVALATGEAQRFKEMLKEYTNAKDITKKRIILEAIQDLVENSKEKIIVDSSDTLKLLNLPEIGGDVK
- a CDS encoding deoxyribonuclease IV; this encodes MFKIGAHMSTSKGFHKVPLDTLAIDGNTFQIFCHSPRTWKVKEPMEEDIIKFKENMKKNNISFEDVLVHSGYLINLATPNYENWEKSINLMIEEIKITSKLGIRYFNVHPGSHLGEGDEFGYDRIAKALDIILNEVKDLNVDILLENVAKKGGNIGWKIEQLGEIIKRSNFPERLGITFDTCHGFDSNYNIKDKNDVKRLLDEIEKYIGLNKFKMIHLNDSKFPLGAGKDRHEFIGEGEIGIRGFETFLSFNEIAKLPMHLETPGDDLEHAEDIKVVKSILGI
- the ispD gene encoding 2-C-methyl-D-erythritol 4-phosphate cytidylyltransferase — encoded protein: MNIGIIVAAGNGERTKLAYPKQFYQILGKSLLRIALEKYEYSKIDKIIVVANKDFINETKEECYGINKVYDIIEGGESRQESVFNALKYIYDNLGLITIVSIHDAARPFVSTKKINEGLETAKKYGSAILALPEKNSLSQVNDNVINKILDRNEIYIHQTPQTFDFQKLYKAYTNFENELKSFTDDASIYHKAGNFVRIVEGEEYNIKITTEFDLKFANWLIEEGKINV